In the Sarcophilus harrisii chromosome 1, mSarHar1.11, whole genome shotgun sequence genome, one interval contains:
- the MCM2 gene encoding DNA replication licensing factor MCM2 — protein sequence MADSSESLNIASSSPARRYRRVSDGLTSSPGRGSRRGGTDALTSSPGRDLPPFEDESEGLLGTEGLPDEEEEDGEELIGDGMERDYRAIPELDTYEAEGLALEDEDVEELTASQREAAERVMRQRDRETDRGLGRMRRGLLYDSDEEDEERPARKRRLVERGTEEGEEEEDMIESIENLEDLKGHTVREWVSMAGPRLEIHHRFKNFLRTHVDGHGHNVFKERISDMCKENRESLVVNYEDLAAREHVLAYFLPEAPAELLGIFDEAAREVVLAMYPKYDRIASHIHVRISHLPLVEELRSLRQLHLNQLIRTSGVVTSCTGVLPQLSMVKYNCNKCNFVLGPFCQSQNQEVKPGSCPECQSAGPFEVNMEETIYQNYQRIRIQESPGKVAAGRLPRSKDAILLADLVDSCKPGDEIELTGIYHNNYDGSLNTANGFPVFATVILANHVAKKDDKVAVGELTDEDVKTIISLSKDQQIGEKVFASIAPSIYGHEDIKRGLALALFGGEPKNPGGKHKVRGDINVLLCGDPGTAKSQFLKYVEKVSSRAIFTTGQGASAVGLTAYVQRHPVSREWTLEAGALVLADRGVCLIDEFDKMNDQDRTSIHEAMEQQSISISKAGIVTSLQARCTVIAAANPIGGRYDPSLTFSENVDLTEPIISRFDVLCVVRDTVDPVQDEMLARFVVGSHVKHHPSNKEEELANGRTQEPALPNTYGVEPLPQEILKKYIIYAKEKVHPKLNQMDQDKVAKMYSDLRKESMATGSIPITVRHIESMIRMAEAHARIHLRDYVLEDDVNMAIRVMLESFIDTQKFSVMRSMRKTFARYLSFRRDNNELLLFILKQLVAEQVIYQRNRYGAQQDTIEVPEKDLVDKARQINIHNLAAFYDSELFRMNKFSHDLKRKLIIQQF from the exons ATGGCG GATTCCTCCGAGTCCTTAAATATAGCCTCATCTAGTCCAGCCCGAAGATACAGACGTGTCAGTGATGGTTTGACCTCCAGCCCTGGGCGAGGTTCCCGGCGTGGGGGCACTGATGCTTTGACTTCCAGCCCTGGGAGAGACCTGCCGCCTTTTGAAGATGAATCAGAAGGCCTTCTGGGCACTGAAGGGCTTCctgatgaagaggaagaggatggagAAGAGCTTATTGGGGATGGAATGGAGAG GGATTACCGAGCCATTCCTGAGCTAGACACCTATGAGGCGGAAGGGTTAGCCCTTGAGGATGAAGATGTGGAGGAGCTGACGGCCAGCCAGAGGGAAGCTGCTGAGCGGGTGATGCGGCAGCGAGACCGGGAGACTGACCGAGGCTTGGGGCGCATGCGCCGGGGGCTGCTGTATG ACAGTGATGAAGAAGATGAGGAACGGCCAGCCCGGAAGCGGCGCCTGGTGGAGCGGGGCACAGAGGAGGGCGAAGAGGAGGAGGACATGATAGAAAGCATCGAGAATCTGGAAGACTTAAAAGGTCACACTGTCCGGGAGTGGGTGAGCATGGCTGGCCCTCGACTGGAGATCCACCATCGATTCAAGAACTTCTTACGCACTCATGTGGATGGACACGGTCACAATGTCTTCAAGGAACGGATTAGCGACATGTGTAAAG AGAACAGGGAGAGCCTGGTAGTGAATTATGAAGACTTGGCAGCCCGGGAACATGTCCTGGCCTACTTCTTACCTGAGGCCCCAGCAGAGCTCCTAGGGATCTTTGATGAAGCTGCCCGAGAGGTGGTGTTGGCCATGTACCCAAAGTATGATCGAATTGCCAGCCACATCCATGTCCGCATCTCCCACCTTCCCCTAGTGGAGGAACTTCGCTCCCTCAG GCAGCTGCATCTGAACCAGTTAATTCGAACCAGTGGTGTGGTGACCAGCTGCACAGGAGTCCTGCCCCAGCTCAGCATGGTCAAGTACAACTGCAATAAATGTAACTTTGTCCTGGGGCCGTTCTGTCAGTCTCAGAACCAGGAGGTGAAGCCCGGCTCCTGTCCTGAATGTCAGTCTGCTGGTCCTTTTGAAGTCAACATGGAAGAG ACAATCTATCAAAACTACCAGCGCATCCGAATCCAAGAGAGTCCTGGCAAAGTGGCTGCAGGCAGGCTTCCTCGATCCAAAGATGCCATCCTTCTTGCTGATCTAGTGGACAGCTGCAAGCCAGGAGATGAAATT GAGTTGACTGGCATCTACCACAACAATTATGATGGCTCCCTCAATACTGCTAATGGCTTCCCTGTCTTTGCTACAGTTATCTTGGCTAATCATGTGGCCAAGAAGGATGACAAAGTAGCTGTAGGGGAGCTGACTGATGAGGATGTAAAGACTATTATTAGCCTCTCTAAGGATCAGCAGATTGGAGAGAAG GTTTTTGCTAGCATTGCCCCTTCTATCTATGGGCATGAAGACATTAAGAGAGGCCTTGCCTTGGCTCTTTTTGGAGGAGAGCCCAAAAACCCAG GTGGCAAGCACAAGGTGCGAGGCGATATCAATGTGCTCTTGTGTGGGGATCCTGGCACAGCCAAATCTCAATTCCTTAAGTATGTGGAAAAAGTGTCTAGTCGCGCCATCTTCACCACTGGTCAGGGGGCCTCAGCTGTGGGGCTCACTGCTTATGTCCAGCGGCATCCTGTCAGTCGAGAGTGGACCTTAGAAGCCGGGGCCTTGGTTCTGGCTGACCGAGGAGTGTGCCTGATTGATGAGTTTGACAAG ATGAATGACCAGGACAGGACCAGCATCCATGAGGCCATGGAACAGCAGAGCATCTCCATCTCCAAGGCCGGCATCGTTACTTCCCTGCAGGCCCGCTGCACTGTCATCGCCGCTGCCAATCCCATAG GAGGGCGATATGATCCCTCATTGACCTTCTCAGAAAATGTGGATCTCACAGAGCCCATCATATCCCGCTTTGACGTCCTGTGTGTTGTGAGGGACACCGTGGATCCTGTTCAG GATGAAATGCTGGCCCGCTTTGTGGTTGGCAGCCATGTTAAACATCACCCCAGCAATAAGGAAGAGGAGCTAGCCAATGGCAGGACACAGGAACCAGCCCTGCCTAATACATATGGTGTAGAACCCTTGCCTCAGGAAATACTGAAGAAGTATATCATCTATGCCAAGGAGAAGGTCCACCCAAAACTTAACCAGATGGACCAAGATAAAGTTGCCAAGATGTATAGTGACCTACGGAAAGAATCCATG GCCACAGGCAGCATCCCCATCACAGTTCGACACATTGAATCAATGATCCGAATGGCAGAAGCCCATGCCCGCATTCACCTTCGGGACTATGTGCTGGAAGATGATGTCAACATGGCCATCCGGGTGATGCTAGAGAGCTTTATCGACACCCAGAAATTCAGCGTCATGCGCAGCATGCGCAAG ACCTTTGCCCGTTATTTATCATTCCGGAGGGATAACAACGAGCTATTACTCTTCATCCTGAAGCAACTAGTAGCAGAACAGGTGATCTACCAGCGCAACCGCTATGGTGCCCAGCAAGACACTATTGAGGTACCTGAGAAGGATCTAGTAGACAAG GCTCGTCAGATCAACATCCACAATCTTGCTGCTTTTTACGACAGTGAACTCTTCAGGATGAATAAATTCAGTCATGATCTGAAACGGAAACTTATTATCCAGCAGTTCTGA